From the Salmo trutta chromosome 2, fSalTru1.1, whole genome shotgun sequence genome, one window contains:
- the LOC115152400 gene encoding organic solute transporter subunit alpha, protein MDGNRTIDPSCRDRPPVAIDIISQLDIFGIILYSVLTFMAVVSMLVYIEECWYIYRKVPSHKKSAIIWVNGAAPVIATMSCLGMWIPRATMFTDMTSACYFAIVVFKFLVLMIEEVGGDEAFLRRAGKNKLRISTGPCCCCCPCLPHVNITRRSLFLLKLGSFQFAVLKIAFTILSIILWTNGNFDIADMAITGAAIWINPGVGVLTIIALWPVAIMFMHLRITLRSLKIIPKYAMYQLVLVLSQLQSAIINILAMNGTIACTPPYSSQARGYLMSQQLLILEMFIITLVTRLLYRRQYDPLPDNENDDEHTKMVIPADKSDIA, encoded by the exons ATGGACGGGAACAGAACCATCGACCCGAGCTGCAGGGACAGACCTCCCGTGGCCATCGACATCATTTCCC aGTTGGACATATTTGGTATCATCTTGTACTCTGTGCTGACCTTCATGGCAGTGGTGTCCATGCTGGTCTACATAGAGGAGTGTTGGTACATCTACCGGAAGGTTCCCTCCCACAAGAAGAGCGCCATCATCTGGGTCAACGGGGCAGCGCCG gtgatCGCCACCATGTCCTGTCTGGGGATGTGGATTCCCCGAGCCACCATGTTCACTGACATGACCTCTGCCTG CTATTTTGCAATCGTAGTGTTTAAGTTCCTGGTGCTGATGATTGAGGAAGTGGGGGGTGACGAGGCGTTTCTACGGCGAGCAGGGAAAAACAAACTGAGGATCAGTACTGGtccctgttgttgctgctgcccCTGTCTACCCCATGTTAACATCACACG ACGAAGTCTGTTCCTGCTGAAGTTGGGATCGTTCCAGTTTGCCGTGCTAAAGATCGCCTTCACCATACTATCAATCATCCTCTGGACCAATGGCAACTTCGACATTGCAGAT atgGCGATAACGGGAGCAGCCATCTGGATTAACCCAGGTGTGGGGGTTCTGACCATCATAGCACTGTGGCCTGTAGCCATCATGTTCATGCACCTCAGGATCACACTGCGCAGCCTCAAGATCATCCCCAAATATGCCATGTACCAG ctggtgCTGGTGCTGAGTCAGCTCCAGTCGGCCATCATCAACATTCTGGCTATGAACGGAACCATCGCCTGCACACCACCATACTCCTCACAGGCCAGGGGATATT tgatgagTCAACAGTTGTTGATCCTGGAGATGTTCATCATCACCTTGGTAACCCGTCTGTTGTACCGCCGCCAGTATGACCCACTCCCTGACAACGAGAATGACGATGAACACACCAAGATGGTTATACCGGCCGATAAATCTGACATAGCGTGA